One Thalassospira marina DNA window includes the following coding sequences:
- the fliW gene encoding flagellar assembly protein FliW has product MTNQPIDEASVPKSILVETRFGDIEFIWDKAIYMPVGLLGFTDQHVFGLANIPGKSLDQFKLYQSLTDADLSFIIAPYNPESGIYDAADIERAAQSLAIPEEDLAILLIVTVRPTGNDQGYTMSVNLQAPVIINTSRQIGWQHIMPHDKYPVQHDL; this is encoded by the coding sequence ATGACCAATCAGCCAATTGATGAAGCCAGCGTACCCAAATCGATTCTTGTTGAAACCCGGTTTGGTGACATCGAATTTATCTGGGACAAGGCGATTTATATGCCGGTCGGCCTGCTGGGCTTTACCGACCAGCATGTTTTTGGTCTGGCCAATATTCCGGGCAAAAGCCTGGACCAGTTCAAACTTTATCAAAGCCTGACGGACGCCGACCTATCCTTCATAATCGCACCTTACAATCCCGAAAGCGGGATTTATGATGCCGCAGATATTGAACGCGCCGCGCAAAGCCTTGCCATACCAGAAGAGGACCTAGCGATCCTTCTGATCGTGACCGTGCGTCCAACCGGCAATGACCAGGGCTATACCATGTCGGTCAACCTTCAGGCACCGGTGATCATAAATACAAGTCGCCAGATCGGCTGGCAGCATATCATGCCGCATGACAAATATCCTGTTCAGCACGACCTCTGA
- the flgL gene encoding flagellar hook-associated protein FlgL, giving the protein MVTRVATFTSHTLLSNLALSNASKYTELSNQAASGYKSRSYSGIANDAQQLLNLEGSLTRNDQYLNNITQVKLRLQNMESATDSMSDIATRMKTLLLQGLSNSQADDLNIDEEARQALNQVQSLLNSTLDGRFLFGGATTDTAPVSFDNTPVPDTYFAKFTGSDTATLDSLGVSTAGSLDINGQTVTYSPTDTIKDLANQINQLSPPPAIATVRQDPDSNNYRLVIEDFSGNAMSIAETGGGNLLDGLSHNPALSAETGYYQGDQKRLAARVDEEYSVNYGVRADDPAFASLIASLRIVSTTTDEDSLKMALGHINFAIENLPNVTSKIGIDVKNVETIETQHQDFAVFANNAISDIENVDVPLTLAELEQYNTALQASFLTISKSSENSLVNYLR; this is encoded by the coding sequence ATGGTAACCCGGGTCGCAACCTTTACCAGTCACACATTGCTTAGCAATCTGGCGCTGAGCAATGCATCCAAATACACGGAACTGAGCAATCAGGCTGCCAGCGGGTACAAGTCGCGCAGCTATTCAGGTATTGCCAATGATGCGCAACAGCTTTTGAACCTTGAAGGCTCATTGACGCGCAATGACCAATATCTGAACAATATCACCCAGGTAAAACTGCGTCTGCAGAATATGGAGTCGGCGACCGACTCCATGTCTGATATTGCCACACGTATGAAAACACTGCTGCTGCAAGGGCTGAGCAACTCTCAGGCTGACGACCTCAATATTGATGAAGAGGCCCGCCAGGCCCTTAATCAGGTGCAATCTCTGCTAAATTCCACACTTGATGGTCGATTTTTGTTTGGCGGAGCGACGACTGACACCGCTCCTGTCAGTTTTGACAATACGCCCGTTCCAGATACTTACTTTGCCAAATTTACTGGTTCTGACACTGCGACACTCGATTCACTGGGGGTCTCAACCGCAGGCAGCCTCGACATTAATGGACAAACGGTGACATATTCGCCGACCGACACCATCAAAGATCTTGCAAACCAGATCAACCAGCTTTCGCCGCCACCGGCCATTGCAACAGTGCGACAGGATCCTGACTCGAATAACTATCGACTGGTGATTGAGGACTTTTCTGGCAACGCTATGTCGATCGCAGAAACCGGAGGCGGCAATCTGCTCGATGGCTTGTCACACAATCCAGCACTTAGCGCTGAAACAGGCTATTATCAGGGCGACCAGAAACGACTTGCGGCCCGTGTGGACGAAGAATATTCCGTCAATTATGGGGTACGTGCCGATGACCCGGCATTCGCCAGCCTGATTGCCAGCTTGAGAATCGTCTCGACCACAACAGATGAAGACTCGCTAAAGATGGCACTAGGTCACATCAATTTTGCAATTGAAAACCTTCCCAACGTGACATCGAAAATCGGGATCGACGTCAAAAACGTCGAGACTATTGAAACACAGCATCAAGATTTCGCAGTCTTCGCCAACAATGCGATTTCTGACATCGAAAATGTCGATGTTCCTTTGACCCTGGCAGAGCTTGAGCAATACAATACGGCCCTTCAGGCCAGTTTCCTGACGATCTCCAAGTCTTCCGAAAACTCACTGGTAAATTATCTACGTTAA
- the flgK gene encoding flagellar hook-associated protein FlgK, translating into MSLTQALNSAITGLNTAQSRISITSSNIANVNTVGYSRKIAGQEALTLNGQGAGVQIGDVTRNVNAGLQSELRGELGKAGAAEVRDEFYQRVQVLFGTPQSNSAISQRISDLSDAFEQLNSTPEQNSPKVQVLAAATQLVDSFSKLSDQIQTLRSDADDSISQEINSANQLLSQIAKLNTDIVRLGNIDQPTTELRDQRDQKVNALSKIINTSTYTRDDGSMVIFTANGSRPLLDRSPVTLTFTPTAGYEPGSSGSGITLDGVDITDEIKTGTLRGLIDMRDQDLPQLADQVNELATQLRDAINAEHNKGTAFPPPTNLTGSRQIEGTDIFSGTGTFRVAALDSAGEIVSYSDIDLSALPSPATVNDLVSAINSSSASGDLQARIADGRLVIEGKNGNRVAVNELDSAVTLSDGRTQGLSHYFGLNDLFTTAKNSRTMTSDPQADATSALGVSGTLTFSAGSGALSATPLSITYANSDSLTTIQNKLRAQLTGALGLTAEQASNMVYVATDGDRSRLVIANDANMMATDTGNLSSKIGLSEDQPNLAGSMTVSHDILNDPSRLSRGTLNADVYESKTGTGGVTIADPSASIAGLGTPASPPAPAGTNYTLNIVGSFGTVPISYNGSTDSLNSIAARINADSTLTDNNINAEVYFDGAAGTYKLRVQDADGDSMYITDNFATMPAAGAGQTSLVETLGLGVPYGIREGDNSSAASLAGALSRTDIGFSAAGGLSPEKTSLIDYAASIISTASTKAAAASDNNEFQTALAADLDTRIQNEAGVNLDEEMSDLIIFQRAYSASAKVISTVDELFDALLNAV; encoded by the coding sequence ATGTCACTGACACAGGCCCTTAATTCAGCAATTACCGGATTGAACACGGCGCAATCGCGCATTTCAATCACGTCGTCGAATATTGCCAACGTCAATACGGTCGGCTATTCGCGCAAGATTGCCGGTCAGGAAGCGCTGACCCTGAATGGTCAGGGTGCTGGCGTTCAGATCGGCGATGTCACCCGTAACGTGAATGCGGGCCTGCAATCCGAACTGCGTGGCGAGCTGGGCAAAGCCGGTGCGGCCGAAGTCCGTGACGAATTTTACCAGCGCGTTCAGGTCCTGTTTGGTACACCGCAATCGAACTCGGCCATCAGCCAGCGCATCAGTGACCTGTCCGATGCCTTTGAACAGCTTAACAGCACGCCAGAACAGAACTCGCCCAAGGTGCAGGTTCTGGCCGCGGCAACGCAGCTTGTTGATTCTTTTAGCAAACTGTCCGATCAGATCCAGACCCTGCGAAGCGATGCCGATGACAGCATCAGCCAGGAAATCAATTCAGCCAACCAGCTTCTGTCGCAGATTGCCAAGCTTAATACCGATATCGTTCGACTGGGCAATATTGACCAGCCGACCACCGAACTGCGCGACCAGCGCGACCAGAAGGTCAACGCGCTCTCCAAAATCATCAATACGTCGACCTATACCCGCGATGATGGCTCGATGGTCATTTTCACCGCCAACGGCTCGCGCCCGCTGCTTGACCGCAGCCCGGTGACACTGACCTTTACGCCAACAGCCGGTTACGAACCGGGCTCCAGCGGTTCGGGCATTACGCTTGATGGCGTTGATATTACCGATGAAATCAAGACCGGCACCCTGCGCGGCCTGATCGACATGCGCGACCAGGATCTGCCGCAACTTGCCGACCAGGTTAACGAGCTGGCAACCCAGTTGCGTGACGCCATCAATGCCGAACACAATAAAGGCACCGCCTTCCCACCGCCAACCAACCTGACCGGTTCGCGCCAGATCGAAGGTACGGATATTTTTTCGGGCACCGGCACCTTCCGTGTGGCCGCCCTTGATTCGGCTGGCGAGATTGTCAGCTATTCCGACATCGACCTTTCCGCCCTACCCAGCCCGGCGACGGTCAATGATCTGGTTTCCGCAATCAATTCATCAAGCGCGTCGGGCGACCTGCAGGCAAGAATTGCCGATGGCCGCCTGGTGATTGAAGGCAAGAACGGCAACCGCGTTGCCGTAAACGAACTTGATAGCGCGGTGACATTAAGCGACGGCCGCACCCAGGGCCTGTCGCACTATTTTGGCCTGAACGACCTGTTCACTACGGCAAAAAATTCCCGCACCATGACATCGGACCCGCAGGCCGATGCCACCAGCGCGCTGGGTGTTTCGGGCACGCTGACCTTTTCTGCCGGTAGTGGCGCCCTTTCGGCGACACCGCTTTCGATCACCTATGCCAATTCCGACAGCCTGACAACAATCCAGAACAAGCTGCGCGCGCAATTGACCGGTGCCCTTGGCCTCACGGCCGAGCAGGCATCAAACATGGTTTATGTTGCCACCGATGGCGATCGTTCGCGCCTGGTGATTGCCAATGATGCCAACATGATGGCGACCGATACCGGCAATCTGTCATCCAAAATCGGCCTGAGCGAAGACCAGCCCAACCTGGCTGGCAGCATGACGGTGTCGCACGACATTCTGAACGATCCGTCGCGCCTGTCGCGCGGCACGCTCAATGCCGATGTTTATGAATCAAAAACCGGCACTGGTGGCGTGACGATTGCTGATCCCTCGGCATCGATTGCCGGGCTCGGCACACCGGCATCGCCGCCGGCACCAGCGGGCACGAATTATACACTTAACATCGTCGGTTCGTTTGGCACGGTGCCGATCTCCTACAATGGCAGCACCGACTCGCTGAATTCGATTGCGGCACGCATCAATGCCGATTCAACGCTGACCGATAATAACATCAATGCCGAGGTCTATTTTGATGGCGCAGCAGGCACCTACAAGCTGCGCGTACAGGATGCCGATGGTGATTCGATGTATATCACCGATAACTTCGCCACCATGCCCGCCGCCGGTGCAGGCCAGACCAGCCTGGTTGAAACGCTCGGCCTTGGGGTGCCTTATGGCATTCGCGAAGGTGACAACTCGTCGGCGGCAAGCCTTGCCGGTGCCCTGTCGCGTACCGATATCGGCTTTAGTGCTGCGGGCGGCCTGTCACCGGAAAAAACGTCGCTGATCGATTATGCTGCCAGCATCATCAGCACAGCATCCACCAAGGCCGCGGCAGCATCGGACAACAACGAATTCCAGACCGCCCTTGCAGCCGACCTTGATACACGCATCCAGAACGAAGCCGGCGTTAACCTTGACGAGGAAATGTCGGACCTTATCATCTTCCAGCGGGCTTATTCCGCTTCGGCCAAGGTGATTTCGACCGTTGATGAATTGTTTGATGCATTGCTGAATGCGGTTTAA
- a CDS encoding rod-binding protein, translating to MMIDGSSALMAQAQISAQASRASSIASEASTLGAGKQKTLAAAQEAGKKFESMFLSQMLSHMFAGIETDPNFGGGHGETMFRSMLVDQYAQKMTSAGGVGIADAVTREILKTQGA from the coding sequence ATGATGATCGATGGCTCCAGCGCTTTGATGGCGCAGGCACAAATCAGCGCCCAGGCCAGCCGGGCATCCTCCATTGCCTCGGAAGCCAGCACCCTGGGTGCGGGCAAACAGAAAACCCTGGCAGCAGCCCAGGAAGCCGGCAAGAAATTTGAAAGCATGTTTCTTTCCCAGATGCTGAGCCACATGTTTGCCGGCATCGAAACCGACCCCAATTTTGGCGGTGGTCACGGCGAAACGATGTTCCGTTCCATGCTGGTTGACCAGTATGCGCAGAAAATGACCAGCGCAGGTGGCGTGGGAATTGCAGATGCCGTTACACGCGAAATCCTCAAGACGCAGGGAGCCTGA
- a CDS encoding flagellar basal body P-ring protein FlgI, with the protein MIKRLGKFALQAAVIAALGIFALAPISAAHAQSRIKDIADFEGVRDNMLVGYGLVVGLNGTGDDLKDAEFTRQSMVAMLERLGINVRDQIENLDSDNIAAVMVTSTLPPFSRQGSKIDVNISAIGTAKSLQGGTLLVTPLVGADGEVYAVAQGPVAVGGFSAQGNAQTVVKGVPTAARIANGAIIEREIDFNLNAMNTMSIVLRNPDFTTARRISNAVNAYLGEVAARPSDPGTVRLSVPDRYQKNVVALLTDIEQLRVEPDQIAKVIIDESTGTIVMGENVRINRVAIAQGNLTIRVTETPQVSQPAPFSQGGTTTTVPRTDVQVDEGADKKLGILDTGVTLQELVGGLNSLGVGPRDMITILQAIKASGALQAEIEVM; encoded by the coding sequence ATGATCAAGCGTCTTGGCAAATTTGCACTTCAGGCAGCGGTTATCGCGGCACTGGGCATTTTCGCCCTGGCCCCGATATCGGCAGCCCATGCACAGTCGCGCATCAAGGATATCGCAGATTTTGAAGGCGTGCGTGACAACATGCTGGTTGGTTATGGTCTTGTTGTTGGCCTGAATGGCACAGGCGATGATTTGAAAGACGCCGAATTTACCCGCCAGAGCATGGTTGCCATGCTTGAACGCCTGGGTATCAACGTGCGTGACCAGATCGAAAACCTTGATTCCGACAATATCGCCGCTGTGATGGTGACCAGCACCCTGCCGCCGTTTTCCCGCCAGGGGTCGAAAATTGATGTTAATATCAGCGCCATTGGCACGGCCAAAAGCCTGCAGGGCGGGACCCTTCTGGTGACACCGCTGGTGGGTGCTGACGGCGAAGTTTACGCCGTTGCACAGGGCCCGGTTGCCGTGGGTGGCTTTAGCGCGCAGGGCAATGCCCAGACCGTGGTCAAGGGTGTACCGACCGCAGCGCGCATTGCCAACGGCGCCATCATTGAACGTGAAATCGACTTTAACCTCAATGCGATGAACACGATGTCGATTGTGCTTCGCAACCCGGATTTCACCACCGCGCGCCGTATTTCCAATGCGGTCAATGCCTATCTGGGTGAAGTGGCAGCCCGCCCCAGTGACCCGGGCACCGTACGCCTGAGCGTGCCGGACCGTTACCAGAAAAACGTCGTTGCCCTGCTGACCGATATTGAACAGTTGCGTGTTGAGCCCGACCAGATTGCCAAAGTGATTATTGATGAATCCACCGGCACCATTGTCATGGGTGAAAATGTTCGCATCAACCGCGTTGCCATTGCCCAGGGCAACCTGACGATCCGGGTTACCGAAACCCCGCAGGTTTCCCAGCCGGCACCGTTTTCGCAAGGGGGTACGACCACCACCGTCCCGCGTACCGATGTGCAGGTTGATGAAGGCGCAGACAAGAAGCTGGGCATTCTTGATACCGGTGTGACGCTTCAGGAACTGGTGGGGGGCCTTAACAGCCTGGGTGTTGGCCCGCGCGACATGATCACAATTTTGCAGGCCATCAAGGCTTCTGGTGCCCTGCAGGCCGAAATCGAGGTGATGTAA
- a CDS encoding flagellar assembly protein FliX: MKVSGSKGTTSGASTRKASGTGGSDQGFANAMRSSGQGPERAASAGGLHAPSSVSALDALLALQQSGDALDSPRKRSVARAKTLLDQLDRVRNALLGGGLPASQLAQLVDVVGKQREEIDDPALAEVLDEIELRARVELAKLDVAGLR; encoded by the coding sequence ATGAAGGTTAGCGGATCAAAAGGCACCACATCGGGTGCATCGACACGCAAGGCTTCGGGCACGGGTGGCTCAGACCAGGGTTTTGCCAATGCCATGCGTTCAAGCGGGCAGGGGCCGGAACGCGCAGCTAGCGCGGGCGGACTGCATGCACCGTCATCTGTCAGCGCTCTGGATGCGCTGCTGGCACTGCAACAAAGTGGTGATGCGCTGGATTCTCCGCGCAAGCGTTCTGTCGCCCGGGCCAAAACCCTGCTGGACCAGCTTGACCGTGTGCGTAACGCCCTGTTGGGCGGTGGTCTGCCGGCGTCGCAATTGGCGCAACTGGTTGATGTGGTGGGAAAACAGCGCGAAGAAATCGATGATCCAGCCCTGGCCGAGGTTCTAGATGAAATAGAACTGCGCGCACGGGTTGAATTAGCGAAGCTGGATGTTGCCGGTTTGCGTTAG
- the dksA gene encoding RNA polymerase-binding protein DksA: protein MTITLPPDYRPAEDEEFMNPRQREYFRQKLLAWRAELLHESSETLANLQDGGLQEPDLTDRASAETERALELRTRDRARKLISKIDAALRRIEDGSYGYCEETDEPISLKRLEARPIATLSIEAQERHERMERTRRDD, encoded by the coding sequence ATGACTATCACGTTACCACCTGACTATCGTCCCGCCGAGGACGAAGAGTTCATGAATCCGCGTCAGCGGGAATATTTCCGTCAGAAGCTTTTGGCCTGGCGGGCAGAACTTTTGCACGAATCTTCAGAAACACTGGCAAATCTTCAGGACGGAGGATTGCAAGAACCCGATCTTACTGACCGCGCTTCTGCGGAGACTGAGCGGGCACTTGAGCTGCGGACGCGTGACCGTGCGCGCAAGCTGATCTCCAAGATTGACGCCGCTCTGCGCCGTATTGAAGACGGTTCCTATGGTTACTGCGAAGAAACTGACGAACCGATCAGCCTTAAACGACTAGAAGCCCGTCCGATTGCGACCCTGAGCATCGAAGCCCAGGAACGCCATGAGCGGATGGAGCGCACGCGGCGCGACGACTAA
- the flgH gene encoding flagellar basal body L-ring protein FlgH: protein MTYIKPHQAALTRRLGSFPKMAVTVSLICATALLSGCNTMRRLSEVGEPPKLSGINNPTQSPGYRPVSMPMPAPQVAENNPNSLWRTGARSFFKDQRASQVGDILTVSIAIDDKAELANTTARTRRNSEDMGVPSLLGLETQFTKVLPETIDPSNLFNIDSNSSNSGGGTLDRNETIDLKVAAIIVQILPNGNYVIHGRQEIRVNAEVREVQVAGVIRAADITSTNTVSYDKIAEARISYGGRGTISDVQQPRYGSEIMDILLPF, encoded by the coding sequence ATGACCTATATAAAACCACATCAGGCGGCGCTAACCCGGCGCCTTGGCAGTTTCCCCAAAATGGCGGTGACTGTTTCGCTGATTTGTGCGACGGCCCTGCTTTCGGGCTGCAATACCATGCGCCGTCTTTCGGAAGTAGGCGAACCGCCGAAATTATCAGGCATCAATAACCCGACGCAATCGCCCGGCTATCGCCCGGTCAGCATGCCGATGCCTGCCCCGCAAGTGGCCGAAAACAACCCCAACTCGCTTTGGCGTACGGGTGCACGATCCTTCTTCAAGGATCAGCGCGCAAGCCAGGTCGGGGATATCCTGACGGTCAGCATCGCGATTGATGACAAGGCCGAACTGGCAAACACCACCGCGCGCACCCGCCGGAATTCGGAAGATATGGGTGTTCCGTCGCTTCTGGGCCTTGAAACCCAGTTTACCAAGGTTTTGCCTGAAACGATTGACCCGTCGAACCTGTTTAACATCGACAGCAATTCGTCAAATTCGGGCGGCGGCACGCTGGACCGTAACGAAACCATCGATCTTAAGGTTGCGGCGATCATTGTGCAGATTCTGCCCAACGGCAACTATGTCATTCATGGCCGCCAGGAAATCCGGGTGAATGCCGAAGTCCGTGAAGTGCAGGTTGCCGGTGTGATCCGCGCGGCCGACATCACGTCGACCAACACGGTTTCCTATGACAAAATTGCCGAGGCCCGCATTTCCTATGGCGGACGCGGCACCATTTCCGATGTGCAGCAGCCGCGCTATGGCAGCGAGATCATGGATATTCTGCTGCCCTTCTGA
- a CDS encoding EVE domain-containing protein: MTDYWMGVACAQHARAGRDGGFAQLGHGKRSAISGLKQGDWIVYYSPKERIDGGETIQAFTIIGQITSAAPYQADQLMGFHPHRVDAEYVISAQPAPIRPLLDQLELTRGRGANWGIVLRGSKRKLSTNDFTLIARAMGVTP; the protein is encoded by the coding sequence ATGACAGATTACTGGATGGGGGTTGCCTGCGCCCAACATGCACGGGCCGGACGGGATGGCGGGTTTGCCCAGTTGGGTCACGGAAAACGTTCCGCCATCAGCGGCCTGAAACAGGGCGACTGGATTGTTTATTATTCCCCGAAAGAACGGATCGACGGTGGTGAAACCATACAGGCCTTCACCATCATCGGCCAAATCACCTCGGCGGCACCCTATCAGGCCGATCAGTTAATGGGGTTTCATCCCCATCGCGTTGATGCGGAATATGTAATCAGCGCGCAGCCCGCCCCCATCCGCCCGCTGCTGGACCAGCTGGAACTTACCCGTGGGCGGGGTGCGAACTGGGGTATTGTCCTTCGCGGGTCAAAACGTAAATTAAGCACGAATGATTTTACCCTCATCGCCCGCGCCATGGGAGTTACCCCATAA
- a CDS encoding VOC family protein, translating to MATLTGIDFVGIQAEDLDAARDFYHGKLGLPVMSGPPGAVVFDSKPVPFAVRTPVMDLSSASDHLGAGIALWFACDDADALHAELVKDGIKIVFPPKDGPFGRYFAFCDPFGYTITAHTAVTPAN from the coding sequence ATGGCAACTCTTACCGGTATTGATTTTGTCGGCATTCAGGCCGAAGACCTGGATGCGGCGCGGGATTTTTATCATGGCAAGCTGGGCCTGCCAGTTATGTCCGGACCGCCCGGTGCCGTTGTGTTTGACAGCAAACCGGTGCCCTTTGCCGTTCGCACACCGGTCATGGATTTAAGTTCGGCCAGCGACCATCTGGGCGCTGGCATTGCATTATGGTTTGCCTGCGATGATGCCGATGCCCTGCATGCGGAACTGGTTAAAGACGGCATTAAAATCGTCTTTCCGCCAAAGGACGGGCCTTTTGGCCGCTATTTCGCCTTTTGTGATCCGTTTGGCTATACGATTACGGCGCACACAGCCGTCACCCCGGCGAACTGA
- a CDS encoding MarR family winged helix-turn-helix transcriptional regulator: MSKQESLERSLGYNLKRTQHRLRRRMDEALKACGLSTAQNAVLAALKAQPDMTNADLANAAFITPQSMQSVLAGLEAAGYVVRRQDDHHGRRQLARLTQAGEEMAQKGKQAILQVEEALANAVSPLSENEALALLHRLQNALD, translated from the coding sequence ATGTCAAAGCAAGAGAGTCTGGAACGCTCGCTGGGCTATAACCTGAAAAGAACCCAGCACCGTCTGCGCCGCCGCATGGACGAAGCGTTAAAGGCCTGTGGTCTTTCAACGGCACAAAATGCCGTGCTGGCAGCGCTGAAAGCGCAACCGGATATGACAAATGCGGATCTGGCAAATGCGGCTTTCATCACCCCGCAATCCATGCAGTCGGTTCTGGCCGGGCTGGAGGCGGCGGGTTATGTCGTCCGTCGGCAGGATGATCATCACGGGCGCCGCCAACTGGCCCGTTTAACCCAGGCAGGCGAGGAAATGGCGCAAAAGGGCAAGCAGGCGATCCTGCAGGTCGAGGAAGCATTGGCAAATGCCGTGTCGCCGCTAAGTGAGAATGAAGCGCTTGCGCTGCTTCATCGCCTGCAAAATGCTTTGGATTAA
- the flgA gene encoding flagellar basal body P-ring formation chaperone FlgA — MMIRNIVAALALVVIFLLPGNGQAQEMDVLLRPQAHVEGAYVTLGDLFSGLSVEQENVAVAHAPQPGQQAVLDYRWLAGIAQRYKVNWRPRTTADQIIVTRDSQTIGIEEISDAIHDALSQNGIPAPFAVDMGGETFRIDLPVDAPAQVEITGMNVNRRTGRFIADVTTGRGTSSQRTYRMNGRYFPLEQVPVLVDPVRRGDIVRPDQVEMRDFRSDRVQANVLRDPDDVIGKEVRRSIGPGEPLLNRDFTAPILVKRGALVTIRLETANMSLTARGKALENGSLGDVIRVVNLQSNKTVQVEVTAENDVRAIPAMSQ; from the coding sequence ATGATGATACGAAATATTGTTGCCGCCCTTGCACTGGTCGTGATTTTCCTGCTGCCCGGAAACGGGCAGGCACAGGAAATGGATGTTCTTTTGCGTCCGCAGGCCCATGTCGAGGGTGCCTATGTTACATTGGGCGATCTTTTCAGCGGCCTTTCGGTCGAGCAGGAAAATGTTGCCGTGGCACATGCGCCCCAGCCGGGCCAGCAGGCCGTGCTTGATTATCGCTGGCTGGCAGGAATTGCCCAGCGCTACAAAGTTAACTGGCGGCCCCGCACCACCGCAGACCAGATCATCGTAACCCGTGACAGCCAGACGATTGGTATCGAAGAAATTTCCGATGCAATCCATGATGCCCTGTCGCAAAACGGCATCCCGGCACCTTTTGCCGTGGATATGGGCGGCGAAACCTTTCGCATTGACCTACCGGTAGATGCACCAGCCCAGGTCGAAATTACCGGGATGAATGTCAATCGTCGTACCGGGCGTTTTATTGCCGATGTTACCACCGGGCGCGGCACCAGTTCGCAACGAACCTATCGCATGAATGGCCGTTATTTCCCGCTTGAACAGGTGCCCGTGCTGGTTGACCCGGTTCGCCGTGGCGATATCGTGCGCCCTGACCAGGTTGAAATGCGCGATTTCCGGTCTGACCGGGTACAGGCCAATGTCCTGCGGGACCCGGATGATGTGATTGGCAAGGAAGTCCGCCGCAGCATCGGCCCGGGTGAACCGCTGCTTAATCGCGATTTCACCGCCCCCATTCTGGTTAAACGCGGTGCACTGGTGACGATCCGGCTGGAAACAGCCAATATGTCGTTAACGGCACGGGGCAAGGCGCTTGAAAACGGGTCGCTAGGCGACGTGATCCGGGTGGTGAATTTGCAAAGCAACAAGACCGTTCAGGTCGAAGTTACTGCCGAAAATGATGTCCGCGCCATTCCGGCCATGAGCCAGTAA
- the flgG gene encoding flagellar basal-body rod protein FlgG: MRSLDIGALGMMAQSTNVDVTSNNIANMTTTGYKRQRAEFQDLLYQDLRRAGSPSSDTGTIVPVGVQVGMGVKTAAIGRYMGQGSATLTENELDVALQGRGYFQVDLPSGETAYTRDGTFKLDANGQIVTKDGYAIQPGITVPNNATSITINGSGEVYAEIDGQVAPQNLGQIQLATFINPAGMDALGDNLFLETDASGTPTTGTAGSVGFGKLLQGYLESSNVNVVQEITNLIKAQRAYEMNSKSISTTDEMMSAISNLR, encoded by the coding sequence ATGCGGTCACTCGATATTGGAGCCCTGGGCATGATGGCACAATCCACCAACGTGGATGTGACATCAAACAACATCGCCAATATGACCACCACCGGCTACAAGCGCCAGCGCGCCGAATTCCAGGACCTGCTGTATCAGGACCTGCGCCGGGCGGGTTCGCCGTCATCGGATACGGGTACGATTGTGCCTGTCGGTGTGCAGGTGGGTATGGGTGTGAAAACAGCCGCAATTGGCCGTTATATGGGCCAGGGCAGTGCGACCCTGACGGAAAACGAACTTGACGTTGCCCTGCAGGGCCGTGGGTATTTTCAGGTTGACCTGCCCAGTGGCGAAACCGCCTATACCCGCGACGGTACGTTCAAACTTGATGCCAACGGCCAGATCGTGACGAAGGATGGGTATGCCATTCAGCCGGGTATTACCGTGCCCAACAACGCAACATCGATCACCATTAACGGCTCTGGCGAAGTTTACGCCGAAATCGATGGCCAGGTTGCCCCGCAGAATTTGGGCCAGATCCAGCTTGCCACCTTCATCAACCCGGCAGGGATGGACGCCCTTGGCGACAACCTGTTTCTTGAAACCGATGCATCGGGCACGCCGACGACCGGCACCGCTGGTTCGGTTGGGTTTGGCAAACTGTTGCAGGGCTATCTTGAATCATCAAACGTTAACGTGGTTCAGGAAATTACCAACCTGATCAAGGCCCAGCGCGCCTATGAAATGAATTCCAAATCCATTTCGACCACCGACGAAATGATGAGCGCAATCAGTAACCTGCGTTAA